Proteins from a genomic interval of Leifsonia shinshuensis:
- a CDS encoding Gfo/Idh/MocA family oxidoreductase: MTGTEKVGTGKVGVGLIGAGVISNQYLENLTAFPDLDVRFVADIDLERAKAQAEKYGVPGSGTVEELLADDAIEIVVNLTIPKVHVEVALQALAAGKHVWSEKPFALDRTSGIQLLEAAHEKGLRVATAPDTFLGAGIQSSRRLIESGAIGAPLTALTLMQSAGPESWHPNPDFLFQEGAGPLFDIGPYYLTALVQLFGPVKRVSAVASKAKESRVIGSGPRAGESFQVTVPTHVSALYEFESGQTAQSIFSFDSKLGRTQFEVAGLEATLVVPDPNTFEGDLLVHGADGVETLPSTGTTSSRGIGVVELARAIRAGVPERASGEQAFHVLDVMVATIEAGESGAPVDVKSTVEVAPALPEDWDPRAATLA, from the coding sequence GTGACCGGCACGGAGAAGGTCGGCACGGGCAAGGTCGGCGTCGGCCTCATCGGCGCCGGCGTCATCAGCAACCAGTACCTCGAGAACCTCACCGCGTTCCCGGACCTCGACGTGCGCTTCGTCGCCGACATCGACCTGGAGCGCGCCAAGGCCCAGGCCGAGAAGTACGGCGTCCCGGGCTCCGGCACTGTGGAGGAGCTGCTCGCGGACGACGCCATCGAGATCGTCGTCAACCTCACCATCCCCAAGGTGCACGTCGAGGTGGCGCTGCAGGCGCTCGCCGCCGGCAAGCACGTCTGGAGCGAGAAGCCGTTCGCCCTCGACCGCACCAGCGGCATCCAGCTGTTGGAGGCCGCGCACGAGAAGGGCCTGCGCGTCGCGACGGCGCCCGACACCTTCCTCGGCGCCGGCATCCAGTCGTCGCGCCGCCTGATCGAGAGCGGCGCGATCGGCGCCCCGCTGACCGCGCTGACCCTCATGCAGAGCGCCGGCCCGGAGTCGTGGCACCCGAACCCGGACTTCCTGTTCCAGGAGGGCGCCGGTCCGCTGTTCGACATCGGCCCGTACTACCTGACCGCCCTGGTGCAGCTGTTCGGCCCGGTCAAGCGCGTGTCTGCCGTCGCCTCCAAGGCGAAGGAGTCGCGCGTCATCGGCTCCGGCCCGCGCGCCGGCGAGTCGTTCCAGGTCACCGTGCCGACGCACGTCAGCGCGCTCTACGAGTTCGAGAGCGGCCAGACCGCGCAGTCGATCTTCAGCTTCGACTCCAAGCTGGGCCGCACCCAGTTCGAGGTCGCCGGCCTGGAGGCGACGCTCGTCGTCCCCGACCCGAACACCTTCGAGGGCGACCTCCTGGTGCACGGCGCCGACGGCGTCGAGACGCTGCCGTCGACCGGCACCACGAGCAGCCGCGGCATCGGCGTCGTCGAGCTGGCGCGGGCCATCCGCGCGGGCGTCCCCGAGCGGGCCTCCGGCGAGCAGGCCTTCCACGTCCTCGACGTCATGGTCGCGACCATCGAGGCCGGCGAGTCCGGTGCGCCGGTGGACGTGAAGAGCACCGTCGAGGTCGCTCCGGCCCTGCCGGAGGACTGGGACCCGCGCGCGGCGACCCTGGCCTGA
- a CDS encoding sugar phosphate isomerase/epimerase family protein has protein sequence MTDGESGRTHPVTLFTGQWADLTLEEVAKHASEWGYDGLEIACSGEHLDVWRAAEDDAYLQGRLDILDKYGLKVWAISNHLKGQAVCDDPIDFRHQAIVGSKVWGDGDPEGVRQRAAEELKLTAKVARKLGVDTVVGFTGSSIWPYVAQFPPVPASVIDAGYQDFADRWNPILDVFDGEGVRFAHEVHPSEIAYDYWTSVRSLEAIDHREAFGFNWDPSHMMWQDIDPVGFIVDFKDRIYHVDCKDTRLRPKNGRAGVLGSHLPWGDPRRGWDFVSTGHGDVPWEDSFRALESIGYTGPISVEWEDAGMDRLHGAAEAVGFIRSLLWKLPTASFDAAFSNQD, from the coding sequence ATGACTGATGGCGAGTCGGGGCGCACGCACCCGGTCACCCTGTTCACCGGCCAGTGGGCCGACCTGACGCTCGAGGAGGTCGCGAAGCACGCCTCCGAGTGGGGCTACGACGGCCTGGAGATCGCCTGCTCGGGCGAGCATCTCGACGTCTGGCGGGCCGCGGAGGACGACGCCTACCTCCAGGGCCGCCTCGACATCCTCGACAAGTACGGCCTCAAGGTCTGGGCCATCTCCAACCACCTCAAGGGCCAGGCCGTCTGCGACGACCCGATCGACTTCCGCCACCAGGCGATCGTCGGCTCGAAGGTGTGGGGCGACGGCGACCCGGAGGGCGTCCGGCAGCGCGCAGCGGAGGAGCTGAAGCTCACCGCGAAGGTCGCCCGCAAGCTCGGCGTCGACACCGTCGTCGGCTTCACCGGCTCCAGCATCTGGCCGTACGTCGCGCAGTTCCCGCCGGTTCCCGCCTCCGTCATCGACGCCGGCTACCAGGACTTCGCCGACCGCTGGAACCCGATCCTCGACGTGTTCGACGGCGAGGGCGTGCGGTTCGCGCACGAGGTGCACCCGTCGGAGATCGCGTACGACTACTGGACCAGTGTCCGCTCGCTGGAGGCGATCGACCACCGCGAGGCGTTCGGCTTCAACTGGGACCCGTCGCACATGATGTGGCAGGACATCGACCCGGTCGGCTTCATCGTGGACTTCAAAGACCGCATCTACCACGTCGACTGCAAGGACACCCGCCTGCGCCCGAAGAACGGCCGCGCCGGCGTGCTCGGCTCGCACCTGCCCTGGGGCGACCCGCGCCGCGGCTGGGACTTCGTCTCCACCGGGCACGGCGACGTGCCGTGGGAGGACTCGTTCCGCGCGCTGGAGTCGATCGGCTACACCGGCCCCATCTCGGTCGAGTGGGAGGACGCCGGGATGGACCGCCTGCACGGCGCCGCCGAGGCGGTCGGGTTCATCCGCTCGCTGCTCTGGAAGCTGCCGACGGCGTCGTTCGACGCCGCGTTCAGCAACCAGGACTGA
- a CDS encoding sugar phosphate isomerase/epimerase, with the protein MSTSNLSVQLYTVRELLTEDTVGTLHRIADIGFTQVEPFGFLDFADGLRQGFAETGLTAPTTHQGFIGREDLDTVFATAADLGITTVIDPHVPAERWQTAEDVEATAAALNAAAEVAAKHGVRVGYHNHAHELESTIDGVTALEYFASKLAPEVVLEVDTYWVAVGGKDPVTLLPKLGDRVVALHIKDGPGTTETKDQVAVGQGSLPIADIIAAAPNALRVIELDDSRGDRFQAVADSYAFLTTEAFA; encoded by the coding sequence GTGTCGACGTCCAACCTCTCCGTGCAGCTCTACACGGTCCGTGAGCTCCTGACCGAGGACACGGTCGGAACCCTCCACCGGATCGCCGACATCGGGTTCACCCAGGTGGAGCCGTTCGGCTTCCTCGACTTCGCGGACGGCCTGCGCCAGGGCTTCGCCGAGACCGGCCTCACCGCGCCCACCACCCACCAGGGGTTCATCGGCCGCGAGGACCTCGACACCGTGTTCGCCACGGCGGCGGACCTGGGCATCACGACGGTTATCGACCCGCACGTCCCCGCCGAGCGCTGGCAGACGGCCGAGGACGTGGAGGCCACCGCCGCCGCGCTCAACGCCGCCGCCGAGGTCGCCGCGAAGCACGGCGTCCGCGTGGGCTACCACAACCACGCGCACGAGCTGGAGAGCACGATCGACGGCGTGACCGCGCTGGAGTACTTCGCGTCGAAGCTCGCGCCGGAGGTCGTCCTGGAGGTCGACACCTACTGGGTGGCCGTCGGCGGCAAGGACCCGGTGACGCTGCTCCCGAAGCTCGGCGACCGCGTCGTCGCCCTCCACATCAAGGACGGCCCCGGCACCACCGAGACCAAGGACCAGGTCGCCGTCGGCCAGGGCTCGCTGCCGATCGCCGACATCATCGCCGCCGCCCCGAACGCCCTCCGCGTCATCGAGCTCGACGACTCGCGCGGCGACCGCTTCCAGGCCGTCGCCGACAGCTACGCGTTCCTCACCACCGAGGCCTTCGCGTGA
- a CDS encoding ROK family transcriptional regulator, with protein sequence MTDSARASGIVAADASELLAILRDGVPRTRAQLAELTGLARSTIAVRIDTLTETGLVAPAGDDVSTGGRPPARIRFNPDSRVVLAIDLGATHGVVALADLAGTITTSESRRLRISDGPEAILDWALETAERLYAATGRPLGDLVGVGIGVPGPVEHSTGLPVNPPIMPGWDRFDIPTYVRRVFDVPVLVDNDVNLLALGEHALAWPDQSELLFVKVATGIGAGIISGGRLQRGAQGSAGDLGHVRVPFTSETPSHGASDADLEALASGPAIARALTAAGIPAASSDDVVALARTGNAEVLQAIRQAGRDLGEVVATCVNLLNPSLVVVGGSLSQVGEQLLAGVREVVYQRSTPLATQHLTITQSRSPETGGAIGAAIMVIQDTLGVASRPLPR encoded by the coding sequence ATGACCGACAGTGCCCGGGCGTCCGGCATCGTCGCCGCAGACGCCTCGGAGCTCCTGGCGATCCTGCGCGACGGCGTTCCGCGTACCCGGGCGCAGCTCGCGGAGCTGACCGGTCTCGCGCGCTCGACGATCGCGGTGCGCATCGACACGCTCACCGAGACCGGGCTCGTGGCGCCGGCCGGCGACGACGTGTCGACCGGAGGCCGCCCTCCCGCGCGGATCCGGTTCAACCCCGACTCGCGCGTGGTCCTGGCGATCGACCTCGGCGCGACCCACGGCGTCGTCGCGTTGGCCGACCTCGCCGGTACGATCACGACCAGCGAGTCCCGCCGCCTGCGGATCTCCGACGGCCCGGAGGCGATCCTCGACTGGGCGCTCGAGACCGCCGAGCGCCTGTATGCCGCGACCGGGCGCCCGCTCGGCGACCTGGTCGGCGTCGGCATCGGCGTGCCGGGGCCGGTCGAGCACTCGACGGGCCTCCCGGTGAACCCGCCGATCATGCCGGGCTGGGACCGCTTCGACATCCCGACGTACGTGCGGCGCGTGTTCGACGTGCCCGTCCTCGTCGACAACGACGTGAACCTCCTCGCCCTCGGCGAGCACGCCCTCGCCTGGCCCGACCAGTCGGAGCTGCTGTTCGTCAAGGTCGCGACCGGCATCGGCGCCGGCATCATCAGCGGCGGCCGGCTGCAGCGCGGGGCGCAGGGCTCCGCGGGCGACCTCGGCCACGTGCGCGTGCCGTTCACCAGCGAGACCCCGAGCCACGGCGCCAGCGACGCCGATCTGGAGGCCCTGGCCAGCGGACCGGCGATCGCCCGCGCCCTCACCGCCGCGGGCATCCCCGCGGCCTCCAGCGACGACGTGGTCGCGCTCGCCCGCACCGGCAACGCCGAGGTGCTGCAGGCCATCCGCCAGGCGGGCCGCGATCTCGGGGAGGTCGTCGCGACCTGCGTCAACCTGCTGAACCCGTCGCTCGTCGTCGTCGGCGGCAGCCTGTCCCAGGTCGGCGAGCAGCTCCTCGCCGGGGTGCGGGAGGTCGTCTACCAGCGCTCCACCCCGCTCGCCACGCAGCATCTCACCATCACCCAGTCCCGCTCCCCGGAGACCGGCGGCGCCATCGGCGCGGCCATCATGGTCATCCAGGACACCCTGGGCGTCGCCTCCCGTCCCCTCCCCCGCTGA
- a CDS encoding pentapeptide repeat-containing protein, with protein MDIIRGEDWYGRDLDGLEFDGVEFIDVDLTEVRSTGATFTACTFRSVRFNVSEHTDSAFVNCTFIGCNFFDATFRRCKVTGSSFSGCEFALLTVEGGNWSFVDLGRAELRGVEFTGVKLREADLSRARCAEAVFAGCDLSAAVLTGADFAAASLVGSDLTGVDPAEVGLRGATIDERQAVLLAEAAGMTVVPTPS; from the coding sequence GTGGACATCATCCGGGGTGAGGACTGGTACGGACGCGACCTCGACGGCCTCGAGTTCGACGGGGTGGAGTTCATCGACGTCGACCTGACCGAGGTGCGCTCGACGGGAGCGACGTTCACCGCGTGCACGTTCCGCTCGGTGCGGTTCAACGTGAGCGAGCACACCGACAGCGCGTTCGTGAACTGCACCTTCATCGGCTGCAACTTCTTCGACGCGACGTTCCGGCGGTGCAAGGTCACCGGCAGCAGCTTCAGCGGCTGCGAGTTCGCGCTGCTGACGGTGGAGGGCGGCAACTGGTCGTTCGTGGACCTCGGCCGCGCGGAGCTGCGCGGCGTCGAGTTCACCGGCGTCAAGCTCCGGGAGGCCGACCTCAGCCGCGCGCGCTGCGCCGAGGCCGTCTTCGCGGGCTGCGACCTGTCCGCCGCGGTCCTCACGGGAGCCGACTTCGCGGCGGCCAGCCTGGTCGGTAGCGACCTGACCGGCGTCGACCCGGCCGAGGTCGGCCTCCGCGGCGCGACCATCGACGAGCGCCAGGCCGTCCTCCTCGCGGAGGCGGCGGGCATGACGGTGGTCCCCACCCCCTCCTGA
- a CDS encoding Gfo/Idh/MocA family oxidoreductase: MSSESGGLSRRDESAAGARLRVAIVGGGFMAEVHSRAARAARAELAGIVSSSPERSAAAAERLGIGRAYGSLEEVLADDTIDVVHVTTPNALHASQAAAVLASGKDVVCEKPLATTVADAEALVAAAAGRTATVPFVYRFHPLVREARARFASGAAGQVLTVNASYLQDWLLASGDDNWRVDSEQGGRSRAFADIGSHLVDLVEFVSGDRVARLSAKKRTVFAERASHAGITTEDAAAVIIETVSGAIGTLLVSQVAPGRKNRLWLEIAGSAESVAFDQEQPETLWVGRRSGSLLIPRDADQLSADAARLCVVPSGHPQGYQDAFNAFVADSYAAVAGETPDGLPRFEDGLRAVRITDAVIDSAESGTWIEMGTN; encoded by the coding sequence GTGAGCAGCGAGTCAGGTGGACTGAGCCGACGGGACGAGAGCGCGGCCGGAGCGCGGCTGCGGGTCGCGATCGTCGGCGGCGGGTTCATGGCGGAGGTGCACTCGCGCGCCGCCCGGGCCGCGCGCGCCGAGCTGGCGGGCATCGTCTCGTCCTCCCCGGAGCGCTCGGCCGCCGCGGCCGAGCGCCTCGGGATCGGCCGAGCATACGGGTCGCTGGAGGAGGTGCTCGCCGACGACACGATCGACGTCGTCCACGTGACCACGCCGAACGCGCTGCACGCCTCCCAGGCCGCGGCGGTGCTGGCCTCCGGCAAGGACGTCGTGTGCGAGAAGCCGCTGGCGACCACCGTCGCCGACGCGGAGGCGCTGGTCGCCGCCGCGGCCGGTCGCACCGCGACCGTGCCGTTCGTCTACCGCTTCCACCCGCTCGTGCGGGAGGCCCGGGCGCGCTTCGCGTCCGGGGCCGCCGGGCAGGTGCTCACCGTGAACGCCTCCTACCTGCAGGACTGGCTGCTGGCCTCCGGCGACGACAACTGGCGCGTCGACTCCGAGCAGGGCGGGCGCTCCCGCGCGTTCGCCGACATCGGCTCGCACCTGGTCGATCTGGTGGAGTTCGTCAGCGGGGACCGGGTCGCGCGGCTGTCCGCGAAGAAGCGCACGGTGTTCGCCGAGCGCGCCTCCCACGCGGGCATCACCACGGAGGACGCCGCCGCGGTCATCATCGAGACCGTCTCGGGAGCGATCGGCACTCTGCTGGTGTCGCAGGTCGCCCCCGGCCGCAAGAACCGGCTGTGGCTGGAGATCGCCGGCAGCGCCGAGAGCGTGGCCTTCGACCAGGAGCAGCCGGAGACGCTGTGGGTCGGCCGCCGTTCGGGCAGCCTCCTGATCCCGCGCGACGCCGACCAGCTGAGCGCCGACGCCGCGCGGCTGTGCGTGGTGCCGTCCGGGCATCCGCAGGGCTACCAGGACGCGTTCAACGCGTTCGTCGCCGACAGCTACGCCGCGGTCGCGGGGGAGACCCCCGACGGCCTGCCGCGCTTCGAGGACGGCCTGCGCGCCGTCCGGATCACCGACGCCGTGATCGACTCGGCCGAGTCGGGCACCTGGATCGAGATGGGAACCAACTGA